Proteins encoded in a region of the Bacteroidota bacterium genome:
- a CDS encoding aminotransferase class III-fold pyridoxal phosphate-dependent enzyme → MDEFISTEESAELVNESKKYTFFPWNKQAGLNPEIIEKAEGVYFYTATGKKFLDFASQLVNMNIGHGNQRVTQAVVKQMEKLSFVCPALFTTKVRGEVGRKIAEITPGDLTKTFFTLGGAEAIENAMKMARWFTGKQKILTQYRSYHGATHGAIAAGGDPRNQPMYQNLMPNIVHFEGPFPYRCPWGSKTAEESCVMALNHLERIIQFEGPQTIAAIILEGESGTSGCTKYPDGYWKGVKSLSEKYDFLVIDDEVMSGFGRTGKWFGIEHHGVVPDLLVFAKGITAGYLPLGGVVASEKVSAFFDTNPLVTGLTHYGHPVCLAAANEVLDIYKDDNIIENARLMGEYADLRVAQMAEKHPSIGIFRNRGLLGAIELVKNRENKDPMAPWNAKPAEMEIMSKVAAKIKESGVYAMIRWNWIFVAPPLTVNKAEMDEGLDAIEKGIAIADTFCY, encoded by the coding sequence ATGGACGAATTTATTTCAACTGAAGAGAGTGCCGAACTGGTAAACGAATCAAAAAAATACACCTTTTTCCCCTGGAACAAACAGGCAGGGCTTAATCCCGAAATCATTGAGAAAGCAGAAGGTGTTTATTTCTATACAGCCACAGGCAAAAAATTCCTTGACTTTGCATCACAGCTGGTCAACATGAACATAGGACACGGCAACCAGCGCGTGACACAGGCCGTTGTGAAGCAAATGGAAAAACTCTCTTTTGTTTGCCCGGCACTGTTTACAACAAAAGTAAGAGGTGAGGTTGGTCGCAAGATCGCAGAGATAACCCCCGGTGACCTTACCAAAACATTTTTCACGCTCGGCGGAGCCGAAGCCATTGAAAACGCGATGAAGATGGCCCGTTGGTTCACGGGAAAACAAAAAATACTCACCCAATATCGCTCGTATCACGGAGCTACACATGGCGCCATTGCTGCCGGAGGCGACCCCCGCAATCAGCCCATGTATCAGAATCTGATGCCGAATATCGTACATTTCGAAGGACCTTTCCCCTATCGCTGCCCATGGGGAAGCAAAACGGCCGAAGAAAGCTGTGTGATGGCTCTGAACCACCTTGAGCGCATCATTCAGTTTGAAGGACCACAAACCATTGCCGCCATCATCCTTGAAGGCGAATCGGGCACATCGGGCTGCACAAAATATCCTGACGGTTACTGGAAAGGCGTGAAATCGCTTTCAGAAAAATACGATTTCCTGGTAATTGATGATGAAGTAATGAGTGGATTCGGACGGACCGGCAAATGGTTCGGCATTGAGCACCATGGCGTAGTGCCCGACCTGCTTGTGTTTGCCAAAGGCATCACTGCCGGGTATCTGCCTCTGGGCGGCGTGGTAGCTTCCGAAAAAGTGTCAGCATTCTTTGATACAAACCCGCTTGTCACGGGACTTACACACTACGGACATCCTGTTTGTCTGGCTGCCGCGAATGAAGTACTCGACATCTACAAAGATGACAACATCATTGAAAATGCGCGCCTGATGGGCGAATACGCCGATTTGCGCGTGGCACAGATGGCAGAAAAACATCCGTCGATAGGCATATTCCGCAACAGAGGTTTGCTGGGCGCGATAGAACTGGTGAAGAACAGAGAGAATAAAGACCCAATGGCTCCATGGAATGCCAAACCTGCCGAGATGGAAATCATGAGCAAGGTGGCTGCGAAAATAAAGGAATCGGGCGTTTACGCGATGATTCGCTGGAACTGGATTTTTGTTGCACCTCCGCTTACCGTGAATAAAGCTGAGATGGACGAAGGTCTTGATGCCATTGAAAAAGGAATCGCCATCGCCGATACGTTTTGTTATTAA
- the preA gene encoding NAD-dependent dihydropyrimidine dehydrogenase subunit PreA has translation MKHKIDLSVEFCGVKFKNPFLLSSSPVSNSAEMVGRAFDAGWAGVAYKTIVSDRLPIIHPSPRMKDYSYNDERLIGLQNVEQTSDRGLQANLRDMTYLKKHWPDHILMASIMGFSNQEWADLAIAATEAGADILELNFSCPHMTVEGSGAKVGQVEHLVQQFTETVRKVTHLPLVAKMTPNITDMNVPALFAKRGGADAISAINTVKGLSGIDINQIVPTLNVFGKGSISGYSGPAVKPIGLRYIADLAQNKELGLPISGMGGIETWIDALEYILLGASTVQVTTGVIHYGYGIVEDMIEGLSDYMQSKNIAHVSDLVGKALPSLCETDHFDLKRQGIAKYDLDRCIGCGQCFVVCNDSGGQALEWDSNKRRPVPLENKCLSCMVCSFVCPVHKMINYYEMPSDWVRDETITMG, from the coding sequence ATGAAACATAAGATAGATTTATCGGTTGAGTTTTGTGGTGTGAAGTTTAAAAACCCCTTCCTGCTATCATCATCACCGGTATCAAACAGTGCCGAAATGGTGGGTCGTGCATTTGATGCAGGTTGGGCCGGAGTAGCCTATAAAACCATCGTTTCAGACAGGCTTCCCATCATTCATCCGTCGCCACGCATGAAGGACTATAGCTACAACGACGAAAGGCTCATCGGACTGCAGAACGTGGAACAAACCTCTGACCGCGGATTACAAGCGAATCTCAGAGACATGACGTATTTAAAAAAACATTGGCCGGATCATATTTTAATGGCGAGTATCATGGGCTTCTCAAACCAGGAATGGGCAGACCTTGCCATTGCTGCAACCGAAGCCGGTGCCGACATTCTTGAACTGAATTTTTCCTGCCCCCACATGACCGTTGAAGGCTCCGGTGCCAAGGTTGGTCAGGTAGAACATCTGGTACAACAATTCACAGAAACAGTTCGCAAGGTTACACACCTTCCGCTGGTTGCCAAAATGACACCGAACATTACCGATATGAACGTGCCCGCACTCTTCGCCAAACGCGGCGGTGCCGACGCAATTTCAGCCATAAATACGGTAAAAGGATTGTCGGGAATCGACATTAACCAGATTGTTCCTACGCTGAACGTGTTTGGAAAAGGCTCAATCAGCGGTTACTCAGGTCCTGCAGTGAAACCTATCGGACTGCGCTACATCGCAGATCTGGCTCAGAATAAAGAACTGGGACTTCCCATCTCAGGCATGGGCGGCATAGAAACATGGATAGATGCCTTGGAATATATTCTGCTTGGCGCGAGTACGGTGCAGGTCACAACAGGTGTGATTCACTACGGATACGGCATTGTTGAAGATATGATTGAAGGATTATCAGACTACATGCAGAGCAAGAATATCGCGCATGTTTCTGACCTTGTTGGTAAAGCATTGCCCAGTTTGTGCGAGACCGATCATTTCGATTTGAAACGTCAGGGTATTGCCAAATACGACCTTGACCGCTGTATCGGATGCGGACAGTGTTTCGTAGTGTGCAACGATTCGGGCGGACAGGCACTTGAATGGGACAGTAACAAACGCAGACCGGTACCCCTTGAGAACAAATGCCTGAGCTGTATGGTATGCAGTTTCGTGTGCCCGGTTCATAAAATGATTAATTATTACGAAATGCCCTCCGACTGGGTAAGAGATGAAACGATAACGATGGGGTAA
- a CDS encoding FAD-dependent oxidoreductase: protein MEKTKSYTFENGFDIQQALAEANRCLLCYDAPCSKGCPGGTDPGAFIRKLRMRNITGAIRTIKNNNVLGTACGILCPTAQLCEKECSATSIDKPIRIGKIQRFLMEYSWNLDFDFSAGDVVEKQNSAVAIVGSGPAGITCAAALAKLGYSVTVFEARAEAGGVLRYGVPDHRFPVNYLQKELEPIVKLGVTFKCNTTIHGDGAVENLLNTGFDAVFVATGLWNPARLNDKNIKGVFSSTEILSKMKEGNSKLIESHLKDKTVAVIGGGSVAMDCVETSVMLGAKDVYLVYRRSFLQMPAEEDEKLNILNAGTHLLLLNQPIDYIEKDGKVSGILLRRTELGAADKDGRRKPIEIAGSDWELKADTIIEAIGSGTADAEYKMYPNVKVEKELIKTDAASCATSVPGIFAGGDIVNGPALIIKAVRDGKKAAAAIDHYIKNRRVK from the coding sequence ATGGAGAAAACAAAATCATACACCTTTGAAAATGGATTTGATATTCAGCAGGCATTAGCCGAAGCAAACCGCTGTTTGCTTTGCTATGATGCACCCTGCTCCAAAGGCTGCCCCGGAGGAACTGACCCCGGTGCGTTTATACGGAAACTGAGAATGCGCAATATCACAGGCGCCATCCGTACCATAAAAAATAATAATGTTCTCGGTACTGCTTGCGGTATTTTATGCCCAACAGCTCAACTCTGCGAAAAAGAATGCAGCGCTACAAGTATTGACAAACCTATCCGCATCGGGAAAATTCAACGATTCCTGATGGAATATTCGTGGAATCTTGATTTTGATTTCAGTGCCGGAGACGTTGTTGAAAAACAAAACAGCGCAGTTGCCATTGTTGGCTCCGGACCAGCAGGTATTACTTGCGCTGCAGCTCTTGCAAAATTGGGTTACAGTGTCACCGTTTTTGAAGCCCGTGCCGAAGCCGGCGGCGTGCTGCGTTACGGTGTTCCCGACCACCGCTTTCCGGTCAATTATCTTCAGAAAGAACTGGAGCCTATCGTAAAACTGGGCGTTACATTCAAATGCAATACAACCATTCATGGCGACGGCGCTGTTGAGAATCTTCTGAACACAGGATTCGACGCGGTATTTGTTGCAACCGGCCTGTGGAATCCGGCCCGCCTGAACGATAAAAATATCAAAGGCGTTTTCTCATCCACAGAAATTCTTTCGAAGATGAAAGAAGGGAATTCGAAGCTGATTGAATCACATTTAAAAGATAAAACAGTGGCTGTAATCGGCGGCGGATCCGTTGCCATGGATTGCGTTGAAACATCTGTTATGCTTGGCGCAAAAGATGTTTATCTTGTTTACCGACGGTCATTTTTGCAGATGCCTGCCGAGGAAGACGAAAAGCTGAACATCCTGAATGCTGGCACACATCTGCTATTGCTCAATCAGCCGATTGATTATATTGAAAAAGATGGCAAGGTTTCCGGAATACTTTTACGCCGCACCGAACTCGGGGCCGCTGACAAAGACGGTCGCCGTAAACCCATTGAAATAGCCGGTTCCGACTGGGAGCTCAAGGCTGATACCATTATTGAAGCCATTGGCTCCGGTACCGCTGATGCAGAATATAAAATGTATCCCAACGTAAAAGTTGAGAAAGAATTGATAAAGACGGATGCTGCAAGCTGCGCCACATCTGTTCCCGGAATATTTGCCGGAGGCGATATTGTGAACGGTCCCGCACTTATTATAAAAGCCGTGCGCGACGGCAAAAAAGCAGCGGCCGCCATTGACCATTACATCAAAAACAGGAGGGTAAAATAA